The following are encoded together in the Aerococcus mictus genome:
- a CDS encoding fructosamine kinase family protein, which produces MTKINRQWISQLPVKDIQKLHPVAGGDVNDAYRIDSSNGPYFLLVQKNTPASFYDSEVAGLKAFEKAGITAPKVISQGEINGDAYLLLTYLDEGFLGDQKRLAELISNLHHVHSDKGQFGFDLDYQGSSLTFSNAWNVSWSDFFIQQRLDPLHDYLMDHQLWQKAESDAYQEIRAIIIDSLSQHKSHPSLLHGDLWSGNFMFLSDGRPAIFDPAPFYGDREFDIGVSMVFGGFNQDFYQSYQAFYPMAEGYEFRLEFYQLYLLMLHLAKFGTVYYDSVDATMRRIKVKAK; this is translated from the coding sequence ATGACGAAAATTAACCGTCAATGGATCAGTCAATTACCAGTGAAGGACATTCAAAAGCTCCATCCTGTTGCAGGTGGAGACGTCAACGATGCTTATCGCATCGATAGTAGTAATGGTCCTTACTTCCTCCTGGTCCAAAAAAATACACCAGCTTCCTTTTATGACAGTGAGGTTGCTGGTCTTAAGGCCTTTGAAAAGGCAGGTATCACCGCACCAAAAGTGATCAGTCAGGGCGAAATTAATGGTGACGCCTATCTGCTCTTGACTTATCTTGATGAAGGCTTTTTAGGCGACCAAAAGCGATTGGCTGAATTAATCAGTAACTTACACCATGTCCACAGCGACAAGGGTCAATTTGGCTTTGACCTTGATTATCAAGGGTCCAGCTTAACCTTCTCAAATGCTTGGAATGTCTCTTGGTCTGACTTTTTCATTCAACAAAGGCTAGACCCCCTCCATGACTATCTGATGGACCACCAACTATGGCAAAAGGCCGAAAGTGATGCCTATCAAGAAATTCGCGCTATCATTATAGATAGCTTGAGCCAGCATAAGAGTCACCCTTCCCTCCTACATGGCGACTTATGGTCAGGTAATTTTATGTTTTTAAGCGATGGTCGACCGGCTATCTTTGATCCTGCCCCTTTTTACGGCGATCGGGAGTTTGATATCGGGGTCTCCATGGTCTTTGGCGGATTTAACCAGGATTTTTATCAATCCTATCAAGCCTTCTATCCCATGGCTGAAGGCTATGAATTCCGCTTAGAATTTTATCAGTTATATTTACTTATGCTACATTTGGCTAAGTTTGGAACGGTGTATTATGACAGTGTCGATGCTACTATGAGAAGAATAAAAGTAAAGGCTAAATAG
- a CDS encoding YbaN family protein, translating into MRYFYLILGWTSFALGALGTFIPVLPTTPFMLLAAWAFARSSKRFDQWLKSTKIYQYYGADFEDGGGIPLKKKAQIILITYTVMAISIYFVPLKPVRLLIIVIGIIFGLWLFFKMPTKKE; encoded by the coding sequence ATGCGTTATTTTTATCTCATTTTAGGTTGGACTTCCTTCGCTCTAGGTGCCTTGGGAACCTTTATCCCTGTATTACCAACAACTCCATTCATGCTATTAGCAGCCTGGGCCTTTGCGCGTAGCTCTAAGCGCTTTGATCAATGGCTGAAAAGTACAAAAATCTACCAATATTATGGAGCAGATTTTGAAGATGGTGGTGGGATTCCTTTAAAAAAGAAAGCACAAATTATACTCATTACCTATACCGTAATGGCTATATCCATTTATTTTGTCCCACTTAAGCCTGTCAGATTACTAATTATTGTCATAGGTATAATATTTGGGTTATGGTTATTTTTCAAAATGCCTACCAAAAAAGAGTAA
- a CDS encoding NADPH-dependent FMN reductase: protein MKIVGIIGNNASKSHNRLLIEHMANKFGDEVEFEVAEINEIPLFNADYMGQDVPDVVNELADKIEAADGVVISTAEYDHAITAALKSVIEWLSSVRKPFQNKPVMIVGASLGTLGSVRAQDNLRNIFTSPGLYARVFPGAEFLMGQAANKFDETGRMTDEGTDKFLDMLFHQFLDFVKEQQED from the coding sequence TTGAAAATTGTCGGTATTATTGGTAACAATGCTTCTAAGTCTCATAACCGTCTTTTAATTGAACATATGGCCAATAAATTCGGTGACGAAGTTGAATTTGAAGTTGCTGAAATTAACGAAATCCCTCTATTTAACGCAGATTACATGGGGCAAGATGTTCCTGACGTGGTCAATGAATTAGCAGACAAAATTGAAGCTGCTGACGGCGTTGTTATTTCAACAGCTGAATATGACCACGCTATTACCGCAGCCCTAAAAAGTGTTATCGAATGGTTATCAAGTGTTCGTAAACCTTTCCAAAACAAACCTGTTATGATTGTGGGGGCTTCATTAGGTACCCTAGGTTCTGTTCGTGCCCAAGATAATTTACGTAACATTTTCACTTCTCCAGGTTTATATGCTAGAGTTTTCCCAGGTGCAGAATTTTTAATGGGACAAGCTGCTAACAAATTTGACGAAACCGGTCGCATGACTGATGAAGGAACAGATAAATTCTTAGATATGCTCTTCCATCAATTCCTTGATTTCGTTAAAGAACAACAAGAAGACTAA